ACGCGCGAATACGCTGCGGCCCTGATCAAGAACGCGGCACCCTGGCTCAAAGCCTCAGAGGTAGAAGAAGAGGCTGACAAGCGAGCACGGAGAGCCGAGAAGATCGCGGTGGCCGAGACGCCCCGAATCTGGGCGGTCCTGGACGAGTCCATCCTGACGCGGCGCTACGGTTCACCGGCCATCATCCGGGATCAGCTCGCGTACGTAGTGGAACTGGCTGAGCGCGGTCGGATCAGTGTCCAGTTGGTTCCCGGTGCGGAACCGAGACACCCAGGAAATTCTGGAGCCTTTAAGCTGATTACCACGGATTACGTCCCAGAGGTCCTGGTCGCAGAGTCCATACGTGAGGGTCAGGTGATCACCAACGCCATGGAGGTTTCCAACTACCGGATGGCCTTCACCGCGCTACAGGGCGTAGCGAACAGCCCGGAGCAGTCCCTCACTCAACTCCGGGACGAAGTTAAGAGGTTGGAGCAATGAAGAAGTCACCGGTGTCACGTACGGGCTGGCACAAGAGCAGCTACAGCAACGGCGGAACGAACTGCGTGGAGGCCCGGGAGCACCCGTCTGGCTCAGACGTCCGAGACTCGCAGAACCCTGGCTTGGGCCACCTGTCGTTCGACTCCCAGGAGTGGGCCCTCTTCCTTGGAGGTGTCAAGAACCCGCTCTCCAAGTAGACGATCGGGAATCAACGGGCACGACGCTGGCACCATCGAGCTGAGCAAGCGCTTTGGCGAGGGCGCACGAACTGCTGTTGACTGGGTGCCTTCGCGCCCTGCTGATCATGGTACGCCTCGGGGCCTTCGGGCGCCGGGGCGTTTTTCGTATCCGAGGGTGATGAGGTATGTCATCCAGGTTTTGGTCGTAGTACACGAACCCAGGGTGCGTCCTTACCAACGTGCTGTTCGTCCAGGTCTCAGGCAGCTTCCAGGAGAAGGACGATGGCCTGTTCGACGCCACCGCTTACTGACGGTTCCATGCTTGGATCGCAATGGGCTTGTCGACCAGCATCCGCATTATCACCGCGCCCTACCGGGCTGCTCCCGCACCCCGACCGGATTCCAGCCGACCTGCGGCAACAGGGGTGAGAAGGCAGGAACCCCCCCCACTGGCTAGGCCAAGGATGCCTCTGAGTCAACTTGCTGACAGCTACGGGTTGCCGCTGAATTGGACTCCTGTCATAGGAGGAGCGTGTGCTGGGGGTGCAAGTCTCCGTCTCTCTGGCCTGCTCGGAATCATCTGAGTTCTCGGTTGCTCCAAGAACCTTCCAAAGCATGTTTATGGAATCTGAGATGCGAAGATTGTTCGGGTGTTGGAAAATCTCTTCAGGAGTTTTTAAGTGAACCCTGAATCGGATGCTCACGGTGACTCATGAGTCCACTGCGAAAGCAGCTGAGTCGCCCCGTGAGTCCAACGTATGTGCAGGTAGTAGCTTTGAGTCCACTCCTGGGTGCGTGACTCACACGCCTCGACCCCGGCACTCCTGGCGCAGAATACTTTACCTTCCCTTGGGGTCGTTGAGTCGCTTCTGAGTCTGTTCTGAGTCTTGTTTGAGCGTGCTG
This DNA window, taken from Nocardiopsis exhalans, encodes the following:
- a CDS encoding helix-turn-helix domain-containing protein, translating into MPPSENDKPDKKVLITYGAEVRRLRKDSGLTQTTLAKRVKSSKTGISDVERGKVAPSPQLRSDLDKELAPGKLTHLWKELTGSGGGEVWKFEIAGMIDSAAAVYEYEIMVFPAYLQTREYAAALIKNAAPWLKASEVEEEADKRARRAEKIAVAETPRIWAVLDESILTRRYGSPAIIRDQLAYVVELAERGRISVQLVPGAEPRHPGNSGAFKLITTDYVPEVLVAESIREGQVITNAMEVSNYRMAFTALQGVANSPEQSLTQLRDEVKRLEQ
- a CDS encoding DUF397 domain-containing protein; translated protein: MKKSPVSRTGWHKSSYSNGGTNCVEAREHPSGSDVRDSQNPGLGHLSFDSQEWALFLGGVKNPLSK